Proteins encoded by one window of Pseudochaenichthys georgianus chromosome 9, fPseGeo1.2, whole genome shotgun sequence:
- the mtrfr gene encoding mitochondrial translation release factor in rescue, which translates to MSRLLPFISCVHNVSSRVITGIVSPSVSLLLRPNPAGLPCVLAAGKKNLIDLPVLNEDEFEEQFVRGSGPGGQATSKTSNCVVLKHIPSGTVVKCHQTRSVDTNRKRAREIMRLKLDVVFKGDLSEVVVKKKESELRKKEKRKKANENLERKRLFKEGLAADSKPGEDTV; encoded by the exons atgtctcGGCTTCTTCCCTTCATCAGCTGTGTGCACAACGTGTCCAGTCGGGTCATAACAGGAATAGTTTCTCCCAGTGTCTCTCTACTTCTCAGGCCAAACCCTGCCGGGCTGCCATGTGTTTTGGCAGCAGGTAAAAAGAACCTGATAGACCTGCCTGTCCTGAATGAGGATGAGTTTGAAGAGCAGTTTGTGAGAGGATCTGGACCCGGAGGACAGGCTACAAGCAAAACCAGCAACTGTGTGGTGCTCAAACACATCCCCAGTGGCACTGTTGTGAAG TGCCATCAAACCAGATCTGTGGATACAAATCGAAAGCGTGCTCGGGAAATAATGCGACTGAAGCTGGATGTTGTTTTTAAAGGAGACCTCAGTGAAGTTGTTGTAAAGAAGAAAGAGTCTGAGCTGAGGAAAAAAGAGAAGAGAAAGAAGGCAAATGAGAACCTGGAGAGAAaaagactctttaaagaaggGCTTGCTGCAGACTCCAAACCTGGAGAGGACACAgtttaa
- the kmt5ab gene encoding lysine methyltransferase 5Ab, translating to MAKGKQGVLRTDKKTENTVENKVPSRGETKENKPATNKTSVGEVQTNFLSVRSPSKPRSPLSDSSSMLIQEGNDSGASHHPDVPKSKKEVPNEIKSESCESKEQKAEMGCKSHGIKEQATEQLENKTAHTNGRSAAGIKVLAAKPQSKTRRKPAAKKSENQAPQNRKVTDYYPIRRSNRKTKAEIKSEEHKHLDYLIKNDIEEGLQIKHMEGKGRGIFAATGFNKAEFIVEYHGDLLELSQAKEREAKYALDPQKGCYMYYFQYHTKTYCVDATEETGRLGRLINHSKNGNCQTRLHAIDGSPHLILVASREIQADEELLYDYGDRSKASVLAHPWLKY from the exons ATGGCAAAAG GGAAGCAAGGTGTGCTGAGGACCGACAAAAAGACCGAGAACACTGTCGAAAATAAAGTCCCTTCTCGGGGGGAGACAAAGGAAAACAAACCGGCAACAAACAAG ACTAGCGTAGGTGAAGTACAAACCAATTTCCTGAGTGTACGGAGTCCAAGCAAACCCAGATCCCCTCTGAGCGACAGCTCGAGCATGCTGATCCAGGAGGGAAATGACAGTGGAGCCAGCCACCACCCCGACGTGCCCAAGTCAAAAAAAG AAGTGCCTAATGAAATAAAATCGGAGAGTTGTGAGTCCAAAGAACAGAAGGCTGAAATGGGTTGTAAGAGTCACGGGATCAAAGAGCAAGCCACTGAACAACTTGAGAACAAAACGGCACACACGAATGGCAGATCTGCAGCCGGGATCAAGGTTCTGGCCGCCAAACCTCAGAGTAAAACCCGCCGCAAACCAGCAGCAAAAAA GTCTGAAAATCAAGCTCCTCAAAACAGGAAGGTCACAGACTATTATCCGATCAGACGGAGTAACAGAAAAACCAAGGCAGAGATAAAG AGTGAAGAACACAAACACCTTGATTACCTGATAAAGAATGACATTGAAGAAGGATTGCAG ATCAAACACATGGAAGgaaaaggaagaggcatatttgctGCCACGGGCTTCAACAAGGCGGAGTTTATCGTGGAGTACCACGGAGACCTACTGGAGCTATCCCAGGCTAAAGAACGAGAGGCCAAGTACGCTCTGGATCCCCAAAAAGGCTGTTACATGTACTACTTCCAGTATCATACCAAAACCTACTG TGTGGACGCTACAGAGGAAACGGGCCGCCTGGGAAGACTCATCAACCACAGTAAGAATGGAAACTGCCAGACGAGGCTTCATGCCATCGATGGAAGCCCTCACCTGATCCTGGTGGCGTCCAGAGAGATCCAGGCAGACGAGGAGCTGCTGTACGACTACGGGGACCGCAGCAAAGCCTCGGTGTTGGCTCACCCATGGCTCAAATACTGA